Below is a window of Syntrophomonas wolfei subsp. wolfei str. Goettingen G311 DNA.
GCTTCCTCCTCCAGTATCTTTATTCTCTTTGCGGTTACCTGTAGTCGCTGGTTGTATGTTCCTATATCTCCTAATAAGCCAATTACCACCCCGGCTTCTAACTGGCCATTAACTGTGCAACTTTCCCATACGATAGAATATATTTCACCAGTAGAATCGCCTATTCTCAGGTCTATTATCTCTCGTCCGTCTCTGGTTTTTCTAAGGTTTTTGCCTAGTATTAGATATTTCCCCCAGAACTGGGTACCTGGGGATAAATTTTTCAATTCCCTAACCGTATATGGTCCTTTCTTTTCCAATCCCTTTTTCCTCCCTCTTGCCCCCTGATTCTTACTCCTAATCCCCTATAACTAACGATGGACCGGATGAGTATATGATCCTATTCTTACTCCGGGAAGTTCACTTTCTAGTAGTTTAACAAAATTGCTTATACCTAAAACCGGACTCTTTCCTGGAAAGATCCGCATTAGAAATTCGGGATCTATATTTAAGTTACGGAATTGAATCATATCCACCTGGTTTTTACGGACAAATTCCAGTAAGGCTTCGACTTCTTCCATACGATCAGTAAATCCAGGAAAGGTTAAAAGGTTTAAAGATATTTTCACCCCATGTTCCCGAGCATAGGTTATAGAGTATTCTACATCAGCCAAGCTGTAGTCCTGCGGGCAATGATAAGTCATGTAGTTTTCTTCTATAGCTGAAAAAATAGTAACCCGCATAGAATCCATTCCGGCATCAGTCATCAACTTAACCCCTTCACAATAGCCGGCATTGGTATTCATGTTGATAGTTCCCTGTGCACAAAGATCCCGTATCCGGCGGATGGCCTGGGATAACCTTTTCCCATTTAAGGCCGGCTCACCTTCACATCCCTGTCCAAAACTAATGATAGCATCCCGCGCCCTCAAAAGATGCTCACTGGCTACTTCAACAATCTCTTGCACCGTAGGGGCAAAGTCCAGACGGTTTTGCGGCGATGCGGTGCCACAATGGTCTTCGGATATACAAGCGATGCAGGCGGCATTACAGGCTTTCATGCTTGGAATACCACCCTCCCAGCGTTGGTAGAAAATATTCTGGGCGGTAAAACAGCCATATTCCAGGGAACAGCGAGCTAATTGGTGTAATATCATGTTACCGGGATATTTTTTCAGCATTCGGTTTATCTTTGCCGGTAGTCTTTCCGTATTATAATAATGGGGATGCCATTTGCGGTGTTCATCACTTTGCACAGCCGCGACATAGATTTTTCCTTCTTTCAGCCCTACTGCAGCATAACCCAGAAGGGGTAGAAGGGCTTCCCCGGAACTACCCACACAAGCTGGCAGGAGGGTACGGGTGAAACCCTGGGGAAGAAGGGCTGCCACGGCATAAGCCCGCTGTCCGGATACCAGCGGGTCATATTCAAAATACGCTAACCGCTCTTTCATGTCCAAACCTACCGGGATGTTTCCCGGTATTCTTACCAATGACGACCCCCGGGGTAAAGGCATCATTTCACCAGCCTCTGGTAGCAACCATTCATTACCACTGCGCCCCAGCATGAGTATGTTGGGATGATCCAAAACCTCTCCCTTTTCATTGGCATATAGACTAAGATACATATTAACCCCCATATATTACTTTGGCAGGGACAACACTTTTTGATATTACCAGCGTACCTCAAATCAAGGAATAAAAAAAGCCCCCTCTAAGGGAGCTTTAAGTATACTTATCTAAGTAATTGCAGGGGATTGATGGTTTCATCGCCTACCCTGATTTCAAAATGCAGATGCGGCCCGGTTGTCCTACCGCTGGTGCCAACAGTACCTATTATCTTACCCTGCTTTACTTCTTGCCCCTTTTTTACATAAATCTTTTCCAGGTGAGCATAAACCGTCTTTTTGCCGTTTTCATGCTTCAGGATAATTGTTTGTCCATATATGGGTTGGTAACCCGCATGCTCAACACTAGCATCGGAGGCCGCCCGGATAGGATCACCCACCTTTCCAGCTATGTCCAGGCCATGATGAAACCCGGATTTACGCCATCCATAAGCTGAGGTAATGGTACCCATAATAGGCCAGCCAAATAAGCCGCTTCCCCGGGTAAGCCCCCGCGAAGAAGTGTTGGTCAAAGCAATTGGTCGTGCTCTTGCCGGGAGACTCAGCCGATCACCGACCTGTAGTTTATTAGCTGGTTTGTCGCTATTGAGCCGCTGCAATTCGTCCAGCCCAATCCCGTAGCTGCTGGCAATCTGCCAAAAGGTTTCACCACTCTTAACAATATGCACGCGGGCATTAGTCCCAGGTATTTGCAAGTTCTTTCCCACCGTTAAAATACTATTCTCATCCAGACGGTTAATCATCATGAGGGTTTCCATCTTCACCCCATAATGGCGGGCAATAGACCATAGAGTATCGCCTTTCTGAATACGATAGGTAATTTCCTGGCTGACCCCGTTGGGAGTCTGGTTTTTTAAACAGGGAGTATATCTCCCCTCGCTAATGCTGGCCCCAGACATATTTACCGTGGACATGAGCATACAGGTACTCAAGAGCAGTGAAACCCAAATCCTTTTCACTGGAATTTTCACCTCATTTCCAAAAAGAAAAAATAAGGGCCTGTTGACCCTTATTCTTAACCTTATTAAAGAGGATTATTCATTTTTTAGATTAATAGGCGCTTACTGCATGTTTACCCTATTTTGAAAGTTGGGATTGGCTGCTGATAAGCAGTCCACAGAGGTGATACGACAGGACTTATTGAACCCCCAAAAGACTTAGATTAGACCAAATTTCATCCAGTTCTTGTTGGCAATCGTAAAGCATTGCCACCACTTCCTTATCCAAGACTCCAGAAACTATTTCCTGGTCCATTGCAGCTTTAATTTCTGTATAACTGAGACCTGGGCGATAAGGGCGATCCTCTCGCAATGCCGTAAAAACATCAGCCACAGCCACTATGCGGGTCGGCAAATCAAGCTCATTGGCGGTTTTTTTGAAAGGATAACCCTTAGCGTCCAATCGCTCATGGTGATAAGCCGCCCAAGCAGCTACCTCTTGACCGGGTAAAACCGGATTGAGCAACCAGTAGGTATAATAACTATGTTGTTTGATAATATCGTATTCGTGGGCCGTAAGCTTACCTGGTTTTTCAATAATATCCTCGGGTACTGCCATTTTGCCAAGATCATGCAATAATCCGGCAATCTCCAATAAATAACACTCGTCTTTGGATAACCCCGCCTTATTGGCCAGAACCCGGCAAACCTGGCTAACATAGAGTGAATGGCGATAAGTGAAACTGCTTCTATCATCAACTACCCTGGCAAAAAGGCGAGCAACCGTCATAAGATTATCTCGCTCGACACTTACCAGGTTTTCCGGAATGATTTCCAACATACATTCCTCTATCCAGGGTGAAACCAGATCCAACCAGAAGCTTTCCTGTTTCCCCAGTTCCATCAGGATATCAAATAACTCCGGGTCAAAAACCTTCCCGGAAAGTCGACCTATTCTTTGCAGGATTTCACTGTTTTGTTCCAGTATGTAGCGTTCGTGATTAATTAATACATCCACCCGATCCGCTAGATGTATAATACGGCTGTTAAGGGGAATATTGGTTCCGTTCAGACCAGATTGATTTTTTCCCACCCAACTATCATGATGACAGTAAATGCTTAGTTGAGTAGAATCCAGGTCCGGTATCCCAGCGACAAAATTACGGCCTTTTACGCAGTGACACCAAGGACTTTCTACATCAAATTTCTGAAGTACAACTTTATCCCGGTGATTTACAGCACCAATATCATGTATAATAGCAGCCTTGAACAGTTCCATGAGCTGCTGGTCGGATATACCTGCTTTTCTTCCCAGGTTAAGGGCTATAAATGCCACTTTTTTATGATGGTCCATTATGCCAACATTTGAAAAATCCAGACTGCGAGACAAACTCAGTAACAAACTGACAAGATTATACTCTACTGGAGTTGATAGTTTTATACCCATAATTTAACACCTGTAAGGAATTCTTGTGATTAGTATAACATTTGCCACTCTTTACTGCTCACTTTTTTGTTCCCCCCATGGCCGCAAGCTGATTAGTCGTCAGAAGGGGATAGATCCGTCCCTATGATATATTTTAATAGGCGCTTCTGGCATGTTCTTTGCGGCCAAATACCAGCGGGGCGGCGCGTAAGAGATCCTTGTTGGATCTGGTTTTTTTCATAGTATCAATCATTAGCTGCATACTCTCTATCTGATTATAATCACTAAAGGCGTTGCGGAGATTCCAGGTTAGTTCCATTTCCTCATTATTCAACAGCAATTCTTCTTTCCTGGTTCCAGAACGTTTAAGATCAATGGCGGGGAATATTCTGCGCTCGGATAATTTACGATCCAATACCAGTTCCATATTACCCCTACCCTTAAATTCTTCAAAAATGACTTCATCCATACGAGACCCGGTTTCAATCAAAGCGGTAGCGATAATTGTAAGGCTTCCACCTTCCTCAATATTGCGAGCCGCACCGAAGAAGCGCTTAGGTTTGTCCAAGGATGCTGGATCTATCCCTCCGGATAGAGTCCTGCCGCTCGGTGGCACCACCAGGTTATGAGCCCGGGCCATACGCGTAACACTATCCATCAGAATAACCACATCTTTTTTATGTTCTACCAATCTTTTGGCCCTCTCTAAAACCATGTCGGTGACTTTAACATGGTTTTCCGGAGGTTCGTCAAAGGTTGAGGCTACCACTTCAGCCTTAGTGGAACGCTGCATGTCGGTAACTTCTTCCGGTCTTTCATCCACCAG
It encodes the following:
- a CDS encoding M23 family metallopeptidase, with amino-acid sequence MKRIWVSLLLSTCMLMSTVNMSGASISEGRYTPCLKNQTPNGVSQEITYRIQKGDTLWSIARHYGVKMETLMMINRLDENSILTVGKNLQIPGTNARVHIVKSGETFWQIASSYGIGLDELQRLNSDKPANKLQVGDRLSLPARARPIALTNTSSRGLTRGSGLFGWPIMGTITSAYGWRKSGFHHGLDIAGKVGDPIRAASDASVEHAGYQPIYGQTIILKHENGKKTVYAHLEKIYVKKGQEVKQGKIIGTVGTSGRTTGPHLHFEIRVGDETINPLQLLR
- a CDS encoding radical SAM protein, producing the protein MYLSLYANEKGEVLDHPNILMLGRSGNEWLLPEAGEMMPLPRGSSLVRIPGNIPVGLDMKERLAYFEYDPLVSGQRAYAVAALLPQGFTRTLLPACVGSSGEALLPLLGYAAVGLKEGKIYVAAVQSDEHRKWHPHYYNTERLPAKINRMLKKYPGNMILHQLARCSLEYGCFTAQNIFYQRWEGGIPSMKACNAACIACISEDHCGTASPQNRLDFAPTVQEIVEVASEHLLRARDAIISFGQGCEGEPALNGKRLSQAIRRIRDLCAQGTINMNTNAGYCEGVKLMTDAGMDSMRVTIFSAIEENYMTYHCPQDYSLADVEYSITYAREHGVKISLNLLTFPGFTDRMEEVEALLEFVRKNQVDMIQFRNLNIDPEFLMRIFPGKSPVLGISNFVKLLESELPGVRIGSYTHPVHR
- the rho gene encoding transcription termination factor Rho → MNISELENKTMLELYQVARDLNLAGYSKLRKKELVFEITKALTHADQLLQAQGVLEIMPDGYGFLRPFAYLPSQEDIYVSPSQIRKFELKTGDRVGGQVRSPKDNERFFALLKVEDVNGFSPEESVKRIHFDALTPLYPTEKLTLETVPHELPTRIIDLVAPIGKGQRGLIVAPPKAGKTILLQKIAQGISANYPDIELIILLVDERPEEVTDMQRSTKAEVVASTFDEPPENHVKVTDMVLERAKRLVEHKKDVVILMDSVTRMARAHNLVVPPSGRTLSGGIDPASLDKPKRFFGAARNIEEGGSLTIIATALIETGSRMDEVIFEEFKGRGNMELVLDRKLSERRIFPAIDLKRSGTRKEELLLNNEEMELTWNLRNAFSDYNQIESMQLMIDTMKKTRSNKDLLRAAPLVFGRKEHARSAY
- a CDS encoding HD-GYP domain-containing protein, which codes for MGIKLSTPVEYNLVSLLLSLSRSLDFSNVGIMDHHKKVAFIALNLGRKAGISDQQLMELFKAAIIHDIGAVNHRDKVVLQKFDVESPWCHCVKGRNFVAGIPDLDSTQLSIYCHHDSWVGKNQSGLNGTNIPLNSRIIHLADRVDVLINHERYILEQNSEILQRIGRLSGKVFDPELFDILMELGKQESFWLDLVSPWIEECMLEIIPENLVSVERDNLMTVARLFARVVDDRSSFTYRHSLYVSQVCRVLANKAGLSKDECYLLEIAGLLHDLGKMAVPEDIIEKPGKLTAHEYDIIKQHSYYTYWLLNPVLPGQEVAAWAAYHHERLDAKGYPFKKTANELDLPTRIVAVADVFTALREDRPYRPGLSYTEIKAAMDQEIVSGVLDKEVVAMLYDCQQELDEIWSNLSLLGVQ